A single genomic interval of Flavobacterium sp. N2820 harbors:
- a CDS encoding M14 family zinc carboxypeptidase, with product MRFLNISLLFFSFSIFAQNDFTTPFERGNGNQSTTYEECIAFYEKLDESFTNIQMIHKGTSDSGKPLHLVLFSSDGKFDFDEYFTKNKAVILINNGIHPGEPDGIDATMMLMRDLAMGKIKTAKNTFIAAIPVYNVGGMLNRNSHSRANQNGPEEYGFRGNARNYDLNRDFIKSDTKNSRSFQKLFTELNPDIFLDNHVSNGADYQYTFTCIATQHERLGNKLGNYFINELYPSVVKDMNKKKIDVVPYVNVHSTTPDKGFEQFTDTPRYATGYTTLFHTLGFVPETHMLKIYKERVKVTYEFMVSTILFADTNWQKIKQMRKDALNEYQVGMQYPLDWAIDSTKVSYIDFKGYQGDYKPSAISGKDRLFYDKSKPFTKKIPFYGNYKPTKFVSIPKAYIIPQSQWQVLDILKLNNINAHRLQNDTIIEVESYKIESYQTSKSPYEGHYGHYNTKVSKSTQKVKFFMGDYVFYTNQPGVKYLVETLEPEAVDSYFNWNFFDPILQQKEYFSSYVFEDLAKEFLDKNPKIKAELEQKKQNDKAFAENGAAQLDWVYRQSPYYEKAHLQYPVYRVN from the coding sequence ATGCGTTTTTTAAATATAAGTTTGCTTTTTTTCTCTTTTTCAATATTCGCTCAAAACGATTTCACCACACCATTTGAACGTGGCAATGGCAATCAATCTACAACCTATGAAGAATGTATTGCGTTTTATGAAAAATTAGACGAAAGTTTTACGAACATTCAAATGATTCACAAAGGCACATCCGATAGCGGAAAACCTTTGCATTTAGTGCTTTTTTCAAGCGATGGAAAGTTTGATTTTGACGAATATTTTACTAAAAATAAAGCTGTAATTTTAATCAACAATGGAATTCATCCAGGCGAACCTGACGGAATTGATGCAACGATGATGTTGATGCGCGATTTAGCCATGGGAAAAATAAAAACAGCTAAAAACACATTTATTGCAGCTATTCCAGTGTATAATGTAGGCGGAATGTTGAATCGAAATTCGCATTCAAGAGCCAATCAAAACGGTCCAGAGGAATACGGTTTTAGAGGAAATGCTCGAAATTATGATTTGAATCGCGATTTCATTAAATCAGATACTAAAAATTCGAGAAGTTTTCAAAAGTTATTTACCGAGTTAAATCCCGATATTTTCTTAGACAATCACGTTTCTAATGGCGCGGATTATCAATATACGTTTACTTGTATTGCGACCCAACATGAACGTTTGGGAAACAAATTAGGGAATTATTTCATCAATGAATTATATCCTTCGGTGGTGAAAGACATGAACAAAAAGAAAATCGATGTGGTTCCGTATGTAAATGTGCACAGCACCACACCTGATAAAGGTTTTGAGCAATTTACCGATACACCAAGATATGCCACAGGTTACACGACATTGTTCCACACGTTAGGGTTTGTTCCTGAAACGCACATGTTGAAAATTTATAAAGAACGTGTGAAAGTTACCTATGAATTTATGGTTAGCACGATACTTTTTGCAGATACAAATTGGCAAAAAATCAAGCAAATGCGAAAAGACGCATTGAACGAATATCAAGTTGGAATGCAATACCCGTTGGATTGGGCAATTGACTCTACAAAAGTGTCATACATAGATTTTAAAGGCTATCAAGGCGATTATAAACCAAGTGCTATTTCAGGAAAAGACCGATTGTTTTACGATAAAAGCAAACCGTTTACCAAAAAAATTCCGTTTTATGGCAATTATAAGCCTACGAAATTCGTGAGTATCCCCAAAGCGTATATCATTCCACAATCGCAATGGCAAGTGTTGGATATTTTAAAATTGAACAATATCAATGCGCATCGTCTTCAAAACGACACTATTATTGAAGTAGAATCCTATAAAATTGAAAGTTATCAAACCTCAAAATCACCATACGAAGGACATTACGGACATTACAATACGAAAGTGTCCAAATCGACTCAAAAAGTGAAATTTTTTATGGGCGATTATGTGTTTTACACGAATCAACCTGGTGTGAAATATTTAGTAGAAACTTTAGAACCAGAAGCAGTGGACAGTTATTTCAATTGGAACTTCTTTGATCCTATTTTACAACAAAAAGAATATTTTTCGAGTTATGTTTTTGAAGATTTAGCCAAAGAATTCTTAGACAAAAACCCAAAAATCAAAGCCGAATTAGAACAAAAGAAACAAAACGACAAAGCTTTCGCTGAAAACGGTGCAGCACAATTGGATTGGGTGTATCGACAATCACCTTATTATGAAAAGGCACATTTGCAGTATCCGGTTTATAGAGTGAATTAA
- a CDS encoding DEAD/DEAH box helicase, translating into MSQNPYSNNVLLNLGIQSLNKMQEAAQRAILNEDNVLLLSPTGSGKTLAFLLPIFQLLEEDVKGVQCLILVPSRELGLQIEQVWKKMGTHYKVNTCYGGHSIDIEINNLSNPPALLIGTPGRIADHLDRGSFATDNIKTYVLDEFDKSLQLGFHEEMSYIIGKITRANKRILVSATSGVEIPKYTKVIDPKVIDFIPNQKQNDNLDVRIVFSKSKDKIDSLFQLICSLNSEAALIFCNHREAVERIHEMLTQKGIISTYYHGGLDQDERERALIQFRNGSVSYLITTDLGARGLDIPEMKHVIHYHLPAKEDEFTHRNGRTARMLATGTAYVLIHETEKKADYFDYGKRRLDVSAAKSLPKAPLFQTLYISGGKKNKLNKIDIVGFFSQKGKLEKDDIGLIEVKDFISFVAVKYPKVKLLLQNIKDEKMKGKKYKIEVARKVIKKEEEEEENHPKFTSRKENNRK; encoded by the coding sequence ATGAGTCAAAATCCATATTCCAACAATGTACTATTGAATCTTGGTATTCAAAGTTTAAACAAAATGCAAGAAGCAGCACAGCGTGCTATTTTGAATGAAGATAACGTGTTATTACTTTCTCCAACAGGTTCAGGGAAAACATTAGCGTTTTTATTACCCATTTTTCAATTATTAGAAGAAGATGTAAAAGGTGTGCAGTGCTTAATTTTAGTGCCTTCGCGCGAATTAGGTTTGCAAATAGAACAAGTTTGGAAAAAAATGGGTACGCATTACAAAGTCAATACGTGTTATGGTGGCCATTCGATTGATATTGAAATCAATAATTTAAGTAATCCTCCAGCGTTGTTAATTGGAACACCCGGAAGAATTGCCGATCATTTAGACCGAGGAAGTTTTGCTACGGATAACATCAAAACCTATGTTTTAGATGAATTTGATAAATCGTTGCAATTGGGTTTTCATGAGGAAATGTCCTATATCATTGGAAAAATTACCAGAGCCAATAAACGTATTTTAGTTTCTGCGACTTCAGGTGTAGAAATTCCAAAATATACCAAAGTAATTGATCCGAAAGTAATTGATTTTATTCCGAACCAAAAACAGAACGATAATTTAGATGTTCGCATCGTTTTTTCGAAATCGAAGGATAAAATTGATTCGTTGTTTCAGTTGATTTGTTCTTTAAATTCAGAAGCAGCATTGATATTTTGCAACCATAGAGAAGCTGTGGAACGCATTCATGAAATGTTAACCCAAAAAGGCATTATTTCCACGTATTATCACGGCGGATTAGATCAAGACGAGCGTGAACGTGCTTTGATTCAATTTAGAAATGGAAGTGTTTCGTATTTAATTACGACCGATTTAGGGGCGAGAGGTTTGGATATTCCAGAAATGAAACACGTAATTCATTACCATTTACCCGCAAAAGAAGATGAATTCACCCATAGAAACGGAAGAACCGCACGTATGTTGGCAACTGGAACCGCTTATGTGCTAATTCACGAAACCGAAAAGAAAGCCGATTATTTTGATTATGGCAAACGTAGATTAGATGTTTCAGCAGCTAAATCATTACCAAAGGCACCTTTGTTTCAAACGCTTTACATCAGCGGAGGAAAGAAAAATAAGTTGAATAAAATTGACATTGTAGGTTTCTTTTCGCAAAAAGGAAAATTGGAAAAAGATGATATTGGATTAATTGAAGTCAAAGATTTTATTTCTTTTGTAGCGGTGAAATATCCCAAAGTAAAATTGTTATTGCAAAACATCAAAGATGAAAAAATGAAAGGGAAGAAATATAAAATTGAAGTGGCGAGAAAGGTGATTAAGAAAGAGGAGGAGGAGGAAGAAAACCATCCAAAATTTACGTCACGTAAAGAGAATAATAGAAAATAG
- a CDS encoding class I SAM-dependent methyltransferase, translating into MNLNCPLCNSPATLFCEKPRHLFYKCNNCEGIFRPKHTFLTAEAEKEHYEKHNNDIFDERYQAFVFPIVNAVLHDFSPEAKGLDFGSGTGPVIAKMLTDKGFQVQNYDLFFADEPSLLNQKYDYVSCCEVMEHFHHPYQEFELLKSLLLPKGKLYCKTEVYSNQKPFENWYYKDDFTHVFIYQPKTLEWIKNEFHFSKLIIKEKLIVFEN; encoded by the coding sequence ATGAATCTAAATTGCCCATTATGTAATTCTCCTGCAACGCTTTTTTGCGAAAAACCAAGGCATTTGTTCTATAAATGCAATAATTGCGAAGGCATCTTTAGACCCAAACATACTTTTTTAACCGCTGAAGCTGAGAAAGAGCATTATGAAAAACACAATAATGATATTTTTGATGAACGCTATCAAGCGTTTGTTTTTCCTATTGTTAATGCTGTTTTACACGATTTTTCACCAGAAGCTAAAGGTCTGGATTTTGGTTCCGGAACGGGTCCGGTGATTGCTAAAATGTTGACAGATAAAGGCTTTCAAGTACAGAATTACGATTTGTTTTTCGCGGATGAACCATCACTTTTGAACCAAAAATACGATTATGTTTCCTGTTGCGAAGTAATGGAGCATTTTCATCATCCCTATCAAGAATTTGAACTACTGAAAAGCTTATTACTTCCGAAAGGTAAATTATATTGCAAAACTGAGGTTTATAGCAACCAAAAGCCTTTTGAAAATTGGTATTACAAAGATGATTTTACCCATGTTTTCATTTACCAACCCAAAACTTTAGAATGGATAAAAAACGAATTTCACTTTTCGAAATTAATTATCAAAGAAAAGTTGATTGTGTTTGAGAATTAG
- a CDS encoding SulP family inorganic anion transporter, which yields MQKVFNLFNFKQKVDYKIEILAGLTVAMTMIPESLSFAILAGFPPLVGLYGAFIMGLITAVFGGRPGLVSGGAGATVIVLIALMQSHGLEYVFGAIALAGVIQIIVGLFKLGKFIRLVPHPVMFGFVNGLAVIIFMSQFEQFKQVTNGTSEWLSGSPLLTMSALVALTIAIILIFPKITKTVPASLVAIIVVFAVVVGFNIDTKQVVDIASVSGSLPPFHIPEIPFTWETFMIILPYGAIMAAVGLTEGLLTLNLVDEITATKGNSNRECLAQGGANIANGFFYGMGGCPMIAQTLVNLSAGSRARLSGIVAALTILLIILVGAPIIELVPMAALTGVMIMVAIGTFEWASFKAFTKMPKSDILVMVIVTLITIFLHNLALAVLVGVIISALIFAWESAKRIRARKFIDKNGVKHYELFGPLFFGSTTAFAEKFDINNDPNEIIIDFAESRISDMSAIDAVNKITERYAKVGKKVHLKHLSPDCIDLLKNAEAIIDVNILEDPTYTVAVEKV from the coding sequence ATGCAGAAAGTATTCAATCTATTCAATTTTAAACAAAAGGTAGACTACAAAATTGAAATCTTAGCAGGCTTAACGGTTGCTATGACCATGATTCCTGAATCCTTATCCTTTGCGATTTTAGCTGGCTTTCCTCCTCTTGTTGGATTATATGGTGCTTTTATCATGGGATTAATCACGGCTGTTTTTGGCGGTCGTCCTGGATTAGTTTCTGGAGGCGCTGGTGCAACGGTAATTGTTTTAATCGCCTTGATGCAATCGCACGGATTAGAATACGTGTTTGGTGCTATAGCTTTGGCTGGTGTAATTCAAATTATTGTAGGATTATTCAAGTTAGGCAAATTCATTCGATTGGTACCACATCCTGTAATGTTTGGATTCGTAAATGGATTAGCGGTTATTATTTTCATGTCGCAATTTGAACAATTCAAACAAGTTACCAATGGAACTTCAGAATGGCTTTCGGGTTCGCCTTTGCTTACAATGAGTGCTTTAGTGGCATTAACCATTGCTATTATTCTTATTTTTCCAAAAATTACCAAAACGGTTCCAGCTTCATTAGTTGCTATTATTGTGGTATTTGCAGTTGTGGTAGGCTTTAATATCGATACCAAACAAGTAGTTGATATTGCTTCTGTTAGCGGTTCCTTACCTCCTTTTCATATTCCAGAAATTCCATTTACTTGGGAAACTTTCATGATTATTTTGCCTTATGGAGCTATTATGGCAGCTGTTGGTTTAACCGAAGGCTTGTTAACGCTGAATTTAGTAGATGAAATTACAGCTACCAAAGGAAACAGTAACCGTGAATGTTTAGCACAAGGTGGCGCCAATATTGCCAATGGTTTTTTCTACGGAATGGGTGGTTGTCCAATGATTGCGCAAACGTTAGTGAATTTATCCGCAGGTTCGCGCGCTCGTTTATCTGGAATTGTAGCGGCTTTAACCATTTTACTTATAATTTTAGTCGGAGCACCAATTATCGAATTGGTTCCAATGGCGGCTTTAACGGGCGTGATGATTATGGTTGCGATAGGAACTTTTGAATGGGCAAGTTTTAAAGCGTTTACCAAAATGCCAAAGTCGGATATTTTAGTGATGGTAATTGTTACTTTGATTACGATTTTCTTACATAATTTAGCCTTAGCTGTTTTGGTTGGCGTAATTATTTCGGCTTTGATTTTTGCTTGGGAAAGTGCAAAACGCATTCGTGCTAGAAAATTCATCGATAAAAATGGCGTAAAACATTATGAATTATTTGGCCCTCTTTTCTTTGGTTCAACCACAGCATTTGCTGAAAAATTTGATATAAACAACGATCCAAACGAAATTATAATCGATTTTGCCGAAAGTAGAATTTCAGATATGAGTGCCATTGATGCCGTAAATAAAATCACCGAACGCTATGCAAAAGTGGGTAAAAAAGTACATCTAAAACACTTAAGCCCTGATTGTATTGATTTACTAAAAAATGCCGAAGCAATAATTGATGTCAATATTTTAGAAGACCCAACGTATACAGTTGCAGTTGAGAAAGTGTAA
- the coaD gene encoding pantetheine-phosphate adenylyltransferase: MKKAIFPGSFDPITNGHYDIIKRGVSLFDEVIVAIGVNAEKKYMFSLEERKRFIEEAFKDEPKVRVITYSGLTIDLCKKENAEFILRGLRNPADFEFEKAIAHTNRMMSKIETVFLLTAARTSFISSSIVRDVLRNGGDITQLVPKSVIDKK; encoded by the coding sequence ATGAAAAAAGCAATATTTCCAGGTTCATTTGATCCAATCACAAACGGTCATTACGATATTATCAAAAGAGGCGTTTCATTATTTGATGAAGTCATTGTAGCCATTGGTGTGAATGCCGAAAAAAAATATATGTTTTCGTTAGAAGAACGCAAACGCTTTATTGAAGAAGCTTTCAAAGACGAACCAAAAGTTAGAGTGATTACTTACTCAGGTTTAACCATTGATTTGTGCAAAAAAGAAAATGCTGAATTCATTTTGAGAGGCTTAAGAAATCCGGCCGATTTTGAATTTGAAAAAGCCATTGCACACACCAATCGTATGATGTCAAAAATTGAAACGGTTTTCTTATTAACAGCAGCTCGAACATCTTTTATATCCTCAAGTATTGTGCGTGATGTGTTGCGGAATGGAGGTGATATTACGCAATTGGTTCCAAAATCGGTTATAGACAAGAAGTAA
- a CDS encoding D-alanine--D-alanine ligase — MKNVAIIMGGYSSEYKISLTSGNVVFNNINRSKFNPYRIHIFKEKWVYVDENDAEFPIDKNDFSVTVNGTKINFDVVFNAIHGTPGEDGLMQAYFELLNIPQTSCDYYQAALTFNKRDMLSVLKPYGIKTAESYYLNLGDEINVDTILAKVSLPCFVKPNKSGSSFGISKVKTAAEFLPAIENAYKEDDEIIIESFLDGTEVSVGVINYKGTVTVLPITEIVSENDFFDYEAKYLGKSKEITPARISDELKVKIEMVAKRAYEVLKMKGFSRSEFIIVNNEPHMLEMNTIPGLTTESILPQQAREAGISLPELFENAIELALK, encoded by the coding sequence ATGAAAAACGTAGCCATTATCATGGGAGGTTACTCTAGCGAGTACAAAATTTCGTTAACTAGCGGAAATGTAGTGTTTAACAACATTAATCGTTCAAAATTTAATCCGTATCGTATTCATATTTTCAAGGAAAAGTGGGTGTACGTAGATGAAAATGATGCCGAATTCCCAATTGATAAAAACGATTTTTCAGTAACAGTTAATGGAACAAAAATCAATTTTGATGTGGTTTTTAATGCGATTCACGGAACACCAGGCGAAGACGGTTTGATGCAAGCCTATTTTGAACTATTGAATATACCTCAAACTTCGTGTGATTATTATCAAGCAGCGTTAACGTTCAATAAACGCGATATGTTATCGGTTTTAAAACCTTACGGAATCAAAACGGCGGAATCGTACTATTTGAATTTAGGCGACGAAATTAACGTAGACACTATTTTAGCGAAAGTGAGCTTACCTTGTTTTGTAAAACCAAATAAATCAGGTTCAAGTTTCGGAATTTCAAAAGTAAAAACGGCGGCAGAATTTCTTCCAGCTATTGAAAATGCTTACAAAGAAGACGACGAAATCATCATTGAAAGTTTCTTGGACGGAACAGAAGTTTCGGTGGGTGTGATTAATTATAAAGGAACGGTTACCGTTTTACCTATTACCGAAATCGTATCTGAAAACGACTTTTTTGATTACGAGGCGAAATATTTAGGAAAATCAAAAGAGATTACACCAGCCAGAATTTCAGATGAACTGAAAGTAAAAATTGAAATGGTTGCCAAAAGAGCCTACGAAGTATTGAAAATGAAAGGTTTTTCGAGAAGTGAATTCATTATTGTTAACAATGAACCTCACATGTTAGAAATGAATACGATTCCTGGTTTAACTACTGAAAGTATTTTACCTCAACAAGCTCGTGAAGCTGGAATTTCGTTACCCGAATTATTTGAAAACGCTATTGAATTGGCTTTAAAGTAA
- a CDS encoding PASTA domain-containing protein, translating into MSLFKFLTSRTFFIQAFLAVAIVVVFTFLVIQFLDFRTNHGQEIKVPDLSKMKLEIAEEKLNELDLEVFLLDTVEFNADFPPFTILEQDPKAGSLVKDGRKIYVKLNAGEFTDITIPEFKDKTFRQISSTIKSLTLKEGKITYKPHIAKDVVLQIYQDGRRLRAGDKVKKNSTLDFVLGDGKEVFDEETFSSEEPADTLPPVEEVQPEEFKEENDGI; encoded by the coding sequence ATGAGTTTATTTAAGTTTTTAACAAGCCGAACTTTTTTTATTCAAGCTTTTTTAGCAGTAGCTATTGTGGTGGTTTTTACTTTTTTAGTAATCCAGTTTTTAGATTTTAGAACCAATCATGGTCAGGAAATTAAAGTACCTGATTTATCTAAAATGAAATTGGAAATCGCAGAAGAGAAACTAAACGAACTGGATTTAGAAGTTTTTTTATTGGATACGGTAGAATTTAATGCCGATTTTCCTCCTTTTACCATTTTAGAACAAGATCCAAAAGCAGGAAGTTTGGTAAAAGACGGACGAAAAATCTATGTAAAATTAAATGCAGGTGAATTTACGGATATTACCATTCCAGAATTCAAAGACAAAACATTCCGACAAATTTCATCAACAATAAAATCATTAACCTTAAAAGAAGGAAAGATTACTTATAAACCGCATATTGCAAAAGATGTGGTGTTACAAATCTATCAAGACGGTAGAAGATTAAGAGCAGGAGATAAAGTGAAAAAGAATTCTACTTTAGATTTTGTTTTAGGTGATGGAAAAGAAGTGTTTGATGAAGAAACATTTAGCTCAGAAGAACCAGCAGATACATTGCCTCCAGTAGAAGAGGTGCAACCAGAAGAATTTAAAGAAGAAAATGACGGAATATAA
- a CDS encoding RluA family pseudouridine synthase, giving the protein MTEYKVENELEDELYEHHRFEASKGQSALRVDKFLMNMIENTTRNKIQQAAENGSILVNDVAVKSNYKVKAGDVVRLVLAHPTYEQLLTPENIPLDIVYEDDQLLVINKPAGMVVHPGHGNYSGTLVNALAYHFENLPLNSSERPGLVHRIDKDTTGLLVVAKTEHAMAYLSKQFAEKTSEREYVALVWGNIEEDEGTVEGNIGRHDTNRMRMAVHESDEKGKPAVTHYKVLERFGYVTLVSCQLETGRTHQIRVHMKHIGHTLFNDERYGGNSILKGTTFTKYKQFIDNCFKTLPRQALHAKTLGFEHPITKEFLRFDTLIPQDLQECIEKWRVYSKAQTFTEE; this is encoded by the coding sequence ATGACGGAATATAAGGTTGAAAACGAACTCGAAGACGAGTTATACGAACATCATCGTTTTGAAGCAAGTAAAGGACAATCGGCTTTGCGTGTGGATAAATTTTTGATGAACATGATTGAAAATACTACTCGAAATAAAATACAACAAGCAGCTGAAAATGGTTCTATTTTAGTAAATGATGTTGCGGTAAAATCCAATTATAAAGTAAAAGCGGGTGATGTTGTACGTTTAGTATTGGCACATCCTACATACGAGCAATTGCTAACACCTGAAAATATTCCATTGGATATTGTATATGAAGACGATCAATTGTTGGTGATTAATAAACCAGCAGGAATGGTTGTGCATCCAGGTCATGGAAATTATTCAGGAACTTTAGTAAACGCATTAGCGTATCATTTTGAGAATTTACCATTAAATAGTTCGGAACGACCAGGTTTGGTTCATAGAATTGATAAAGACACCACAGGATTACTTGTAGTTGCAAAGACAGAACATGCAATGGCTTATTTGTCGAAACAATTTGCTGAGAAAACTTCGGAACGAGAATATGTTGCTTTAGTTTGGGGAAATATCGAAGAAGACGAAGGAACTGTTGAAGGTAACATTGGACGACACGATACCAACCGAATGCGAATGGCAGTTCATGAAAGTGATGAAAAAGGAAAACCAGCAGTAACGCATTATAAAGTTTTAGAGCGATTTGGGTATGTAACCTTAGTTTCTTGTCAATTAGAAACAGGAAGAACACATCAAATTCGTGTGCACATGAAACACATTGGTCACACCCTTTTCAATGACGAGCGTTATGGAGGTAATTCCATTTTGAAAGGAACTACTTTTACAAAATACAAACAGTTTATTGATAATTGTTTCAAAACGTTGCCAAGACAAGCGCTTCATGCGAAAACATTGGGTTTTGAACATCCCATTACAAAAGAATTTTTACGTTTTGATACGCTAATTCCGCAAGATTTACAGGAATGTATCGAAAAATGGCGTGTGTATTCAAAAGCACAAACGTTTACAGAAGAATAA
- a CDS encoding YchJ family protein: MSGCYCGNSLSFQDCCEPYIKGIKKAPTAEALMRSRYSAYATAAADYLIATTHLSTRKLYKKADILAWSKNNKWLKLEVLTSTETTVTFKAYFLDENLKAQVHYEHSTFKFENGNWFYVDGEYN, translated from the coding sequence ATGTCGGGTTGCTACTGTGGAAATTCACTTTCTTTTCAAGATTGTTGTGAACCTTATATTAAAGGAATCAAAAAAGCACCAACTGCCGAAGCGTTAATGCGTTCGAGATATAGCGCTTATGCAACTGCAGCTGCTGATTATTTGATAGCAACTACTCACCTTTCAACTCGAAAATTATATAAAAAAGCCGATATTTTAGCTTGGTCGAAAAATAATAAATGGTTAAAATTAGAAGTTTTAACTTCAACTGAAACGACCGTTACTTTTAAAGCGTATTTTTTAGACGAAAATTTAAAGGCTCAAGTTCATTATGAACATTCTACTTTTAAATTTGAAAATGGAAATTGGTTTTATGTAGATGGTGAATATAACTAA
- a CDS encoding DUF1543 domain-containing protein yields the protein MKTTNLYMIMLGCTPKGRFTEQHDIFFGIGMSLKELVPDMNAFWPEAKGRIHIDAWQKVTFVDGFAIEVVSNNEKLEQEEQLFFLNLGGYKEGEFEEYHYKVLVVAKTKAEAIKKAKQTTFYKHCGFKGATSHIDDKYGIDVDDIHNIEDILSNKFKSQFRLKITKTNAISEDEKHIGYLKIDKISV from the coding sequence ATGAAAACAACAAATTTATACATGATAATGTTAGGATGTACTCCAAAAGGACGATTTACTGAACAACATGATATTTTTTTTGGTATTGGAATGAGTTTAAAAGAATTGGTTCCAGACATGAATGCGTTTTGGCCCGAAGCAAAAGGAAGAATCCATATTGATGCGTGGCAAAAAGTGACTTTTGTGGATGGGTTTGCTATTGAAGTGGTTTCAAATAATGAAAAACTGGAACAAGAAGAACAATTATTCTTTCTGAACTTAGGCGGTTACAAAGAAGGAGAATTTGAAGAATACCATTATAAAGTATTAGTGGTTGCCAAAACGAAAGCCGAAGCAATCAAGAAAGCCAAACAAACTACTTTCTATAAACATTGCGGTTTCAAAGGTGCAACATCACACATTGATGATAAATATGGTATTGATGTTGATGATATTCACAACATTGAAGATATCCTTTCGAATAAATTCAAATCGCAATTTCGGTTGAAAATAACAAAAACCAATGCAATTTCAGAAGATGAAAAACACATAGGTTATTTAAAGATAGATAAAATATCCGTATAA